The Thermasporomyces composti region GCACTGTCCGCTTCGAGGCGCGGTTCGATCCCGCGTCGACGACGTGGCAGCGGGCGTTCTGGTCGGTGACCGAACCGGATGGATCGCCAACCGACAAGGCGATCATCGACGACGACGGCAACCTCACCGTCAACCGTCGCGACGGCCAGGTACTGGTCACCGCCATCAACTCAGACAGCGGACCGCGCGTGACGGCGAGGAAGCTCGTCACGCTGGACCTGGACGTCGGCCTGCTGCGCGGCAACGCCGCCCGCTGGCCCGGCGTGACGGCGACCGCGTCGTCGGAGTACAGCGACGGCTACCGGGCGGACAAGGTGCACGACGGCGTCATCGGCTCCAAGGACGCCGGAGACTGGGCGTCGCGGGGAGAGCGCGAGCCGTGGGTCCAGCTCGACTGGGAGAACCCGATCCAGGCCGACCGGGTCGTCCTCTATGACCGGCCGGGCGACGACGACGCCAATGGCGGGACGCTGCACTTCAGCGACGGCAGCACGGTCGAGGTGACCGACCTGCCCCGGAACGGTGGACCGAAGACGGTGACGTTCCCCTTGAAAACGTTCACGTGGATGCGCTTCCAGATCGAGGGCGGCACGGGTCTCAATCCCGGCATGTCCGAGATCGAGGTGTACGCCATCCCCTCCGTCCCTGGCCCGCCGACCGACGTGTCTGTGAAACGGCACGACGGTGAGGCCACGGTCTCCTGGCGGCCTCCCGTGTTCGACGGTGGTGCCCCCGTCCTTGGGTACGTGGTGACGCCGTACCGGGATGGAGTGGCGCAGGAGCCGACGACCGTCGACGAGAGCACCACTCAGACCGTCGTGACAGGGCTCGACGTCGACGCGGATTACGCATTCACGGTGGCGGCCACGAACCTCCTCGGGACCGGGCCGGAGGCGCACGAGCCGGTCCTGGCGGCCCGGATCGAGGTCGTCGGGCCGGACGTCGTGCGGGTGCCCTATGGCTCCGCGCGCTATGAGGCCAAGGTGGAGCCCGACGATGCCACCACGACCCGTGTCACGTGGACGGTGACCGAGCCGGACGGGTCGCCGACCCAGAAGGCGGAGATCGACGCGGACGGCGTCCTCACCGTCAACCATCGCGAGGGTGCGGTGGTGGTCACCGCCACCGCGACCGACGGCAGTGGGGTCAGCGGTACCCGGACTGTCGTGCTCGACCTCGACCCCTCGCTCTACCGCGACAACGCAGCCCGGTGGCCTGGCGTGACCGCGACCGCGTCGTCGCAGTACAACGACGACCACGGACCGGCGAAGGTTCACGACGGCTTCGGCGCCGGCTCCGGCGAGTGGGCCTCGCGGGGTGAGCAGAATCCGTGGATCCAGCTCACCTGGGACCGGCCCATCCAGGCGGACCGAATCGTCCTCTACGACCGGCCCGGTATCGACGACGTCCACGGCGGAACGCTGAGCTTCAGCGACGGAAGCACCATCGAGGTGCGCGACGTGCCGACCACCGGTGAGCCGGCGACGGTGAGCTTCGAGCCGAAGACCTTCACATGGGTGCGTTTCCAGGTCGAGGGCGGCTCGGGACCGAATGTCGGCTTGCGCGAGTTGGAGGTGTTCGCACTCGCGTCCCCGCCGGACGCTCCCACGGACGTGACCGCCACCCCCGGCAATGGATCGGTGACCGTCACCTGGGTGCCGCCGGAGTTCGACGGAGGTGCGCCACTGACCGGCTACCTCGTGACGCCGTATCGGGATGGGACCCCGCTGGAACCGGTGACCGCGGACGCCGACGCGTACCGGGTCGTGGTGCGTGACCTGAGTCCGGGGAGCTCCTACGAGTTCACCGTGGCGGCCACCTCCATCGCCGGAGTCGGCGTGCCGTCTGAGCGTACCCCGCCGGTCACGCCGCGTTGAGACGGCGCTGCCAGGCCCGACATTGACGCGGAGACACGACAACGACGACGGATGAGTTCAGAGAGTGGACTGTCGTCGGGTCGCGTCTGGACGGTCCGCGAGCCCAGGACGGAGCTCCACCCCGAGCCCCGGCGCGCGGGGCACACGCACGTGTCCGTCGGAGACCTCGGGTAGGCCGTCCACCAGCTCGGCGTACCACGTGCGCAGGAACGCCCGAACGGTCTCCTGGATGAGGCCGTTGGGTTGGCTCGCGACCAGATGAACGCACGCCGCGAACGCGATGGGGCCGGAGCAGTCGTGGGGCGCGATCGGAAGGCCGAACGTGTCGGCGAGGCTTGCGATCTTCCGCGCCTCGGTGAGACCTCCGGTCCACCCCGGGTCGATGATGGCGACGTCGATCGCTCCGTCGCGCAGCAGCGGCAGGAAGCCGCGTCGACCGACGCAGGTCTCGCCGAGCGCGATCGGGACGTCGACCGCGCTGGCGAGGTGGTGGATCGAATCCTGAGCGTCGGCCCGAAGCGGGTCCTCGACCCAGAAGGGCTTGAAGGGTGCGAGCGCCTCGCAGATCTTCTCGGCTCCGCGTCGATACCAGAGACCGTGCAGCTCGACCAGGATCTCCATCTCCATGCCGACGGCTTCGCGAATGCTCTCCACCACCGCGATGCCCCGGGCGAGCTGCTGGGGCGTGATGTCGGTGCCCCCGGTCTCCTCGGCGGCGAGGTCGAACGGCCAGACCTTCATGCCCCGGATGCCTTCGGCGTACAGCTCGCGGGCGAGCTCACCGGGCCGGTGCAGGAACGCGTGCAGGTCTTCGTACCGGTTGGCCGCCTGAAGCCCCCAGTTCGCGGACTCCTGGCGGGAGCTGCTGCCCACGTACCCAGGGCCGGCGCAGGTGTTGTAGATCGGTACCCGGTCTCGCAGCGAGCCGCCGAGCAGGTCGGCGACGGGAAGACCGGCGCGCTTGCCGAGCAGGTCCCACAGCGCCAGGTCGACCGCGCCGAGCGCCCGGACCTCCGCGCCACCGCCCTGGTAGCCGACGTACGGCGCGAGGTGCCGCGCCATGGCCTCCGGCGTCGGGTCCTCGACGCCGAGGAGCGCGGGCGCGATGGTCTCGTGCAGGTACGCCTCGACCGCCCCGGCGCCGAAGAACGCCTCCCCGACGCCCACGAGCCCCTCGTCCGTGTGCAGCCTGAGGATCAGCGTGTTCGGCTGGATGCCGAGCCGCAGGGTCTCGAGGGCGATGATCTTCATCCGCCTACTCCACCGTGTCCTCGTCCATGGGGTACAGGCTCGCGCCGCCGTCGGCGACGAGGACGCTGCCTGTGAGGTAGCTGGCGAGCGGGCTCACCATGAACAGGAAGACGTCGGCCACCGCGTCCGGCGGCTGGAGGTATCCGAGCGGGATCGCCCGCTGCGCCCTCGCCCGGTACTCGGGTTCGGTATCCCACTGTCGTTTCGCCATGCCGGCGCCCACGATCCCGGGCGCCACCGCGTTGGCGCGGATGCGGTACGGCGCGAGCTCCCGCGCGAAGCTGCGAGTGAGCGACTTGAGCGCCGCCTTGCTCGCGTTGTACGGCGCGATCTCCGGCCACGGCACGTCCTGCACCCAGGACGTGGTGAAGACGAGCTGCCCCTCCTCGCCCCGGTCGATCCAGCGCTGGCTGGCCGCTCTCGCGAGGAGGAACGCCGCGCGCACGTTGACGTTCATGATCCGGTCGAACGCCTGGACGGGGAACCGCTGCACCGGGTGCGCCTCGACGACGCCCGCGTGGCAGCAGACCGTGTCCGGAAGCCCGTCGAGCAGGTCGGAGGCCGCGTCCAGCAGCCGCTCGACCTCGGCCTCGTCCGTGGTGTCGGCGCGGACGTAGCTCAGGCGGTCGTGGGCGGGCAGTGCCTTGGCCGCCGCGTCGTCGGGAAGGATGTCGTTGACGACCACCGCGGCCCCGAAGTCGAGAAACCGGGAGACCATCGCGCGGCCGAGCGCACCGGCGCCCCCGGAGATGAGAATCCTTCGGCCGGACAGGTCCAACGGGTTCTGGGCAGCCTTCGCCATCGGTCGTTCCCTCACCTCCTGGAACGCGTCACGGTGGTCAGGTCCCCTTCCCCGGAACGTCATCGCGTCGCTGTCCGGACGCGTTCACAGGTCTCGCGGGCGGTCGGCCGACAGATGCGACGCGCGCACCATTGTCGAGCGGGCGGGCGGGTACGTGAAGGACCCAGCGGCCGAGAGGACCAAGCCGGCCGCCCGGGCCCAGGAGGGACTGCCCAGGGCAGGACACCGTCCCGTGGCCAGTCGCGGCCACGCTGCTTCACGGAGCGTGAAGAGACGGTGGCGCGCGGGTAGCGAGACAGCACAGCGATCTCGTGAAAGGCAACGGACCATGCCTGGACGCACGAACTCCATCCGGTCGGGAGACGTCTCACTCCCGCGCAGGTCGTTCTTGACGGGGTCCTCAGCTGTCCTTGGTCTCGCGGCACTTGGCGCGCTCACGTCCTGTGGCTCTGACGGTGGTGGCGGTGGCGGTGGCAAGGCGCTCGTCAGCTGGTCGGTCTGGGGAAACCCCGGCGAGGTCAAGCGGCTCCAGGAGTTCACCGACGACTTCAACGAGCGCAACCCGGGCATCGAGGCGAAGCTCATCCCGGTGCCGACCGACCAGTACGAGACCAAGCTTCTGACCCAGCTCAGCGGCAACACCGCGCCGGACGTCTTCTACGCGGGCGACACGCTCCTCGCGCGGCTCGTCAAGAACAACAGCATCCTGCCGCTCAAGGAGCGGCTCGAGAGCGAGCAGAGCGAGTCACCGCCCGAGGACTTCTTCGAAGGGCTCTGGGGTAACGCGAAGGACCCCAGCGGCGAGATCTACGGCGTGACGGTCGACTGCAACCCCGTCGTCTTGTGGTTCAACACGAAGGTGCTCGCCGACGCGGGAGTGACCACGTTGCCGACCGAGCGCTTCGAGGCCGGGGAGTGGACCCGCGAGGCCTTCGAGGAGATCGCCGGCAAGGTGAAGGCGAGCGGCAGGCGGGTCGGCGCGCTCGGCAGCGACTGGATGTCGGTCTACAGCTGGATGACCGCGAACGGGGGGAAGGTCTACGAGAACGGGAGGTTCGTGGCCCACGAGGACCCCAAGTCCGTCGACGCGTTCGTGTGGTTGCGCCGGATGCTCGACCAGGGGGCCTTCGTCTACGCCGGCAGCCTCCCGGAAGGGCAGGGCCAGGAGGCGCTGTTCATGTCGAACAACATCGCCTTCGCCATGGGCGTGGGTCGGTGGGTCCTTCCGTTGTTCAAGCAGAACTCCGCGCTCGAGTACGACATCGTGCCGTACCCCTCGCACGACGGCGCGCTTCCCGTGACGCCCGTCGCGACCGCTTCCATGGTCATCAACACGAAGGCGAGGGACCCTGACGCGGCCTTCACCTTCTTGACGCAGTTCGTCTCCCGAGAAGGGCAGGAGTTCCGCCTGGCCGACGCCGGCAACGCCGTTCCGAGCATCAAGGGCCCTGACCAGGTCGTGCTCGAGGGCGGTATCCCCGAGCACGCGCGGATCTGGTTGGACCTTCGGGAGAAGGGCTACGCGCCACCGATCGAGGAGTCGCGGACACCGGGACTCCGCCAGGAGATCAGCAAGCGCATCGACGTGGTCTGGACCCGTGGCGGTGACGCTCGCGCCGCGCTCGCCGAGATCGGCGCCGTCGCGAACCGGATGATCGAGAAGGCCGCGAACGGGTGATGCGGGTGAAGACGCCCTGGACGTCGTCGGAGGGGCGAGCGAGCACCGTCGCGCCACCGACGGCGAGCCCGGAGCGAGCCGCGGAGGGCGGGCGGCCTGGTCCTCGTGCGAGCTCGGCTGCCCGCCGCCGCCTCGGGGAGGCGGCCTGGGGCTTCGCCTTCGTCGGGCCGCAGCTCGTCGGCCTCGTGGTGTTCGTCCTCGGCCCGCTCGTGTTCGCGATCGCCTTGAGCTTGATGACGTGGGACGGCTTCGGCACGCGGGAGTTCGTGGGCCTGGAGAACTTCGCCCAGCAGGCGCGGGACGAGACCTTCTGGGTCTCGCTCCGCAACACGGCGTACTTCACGGCGCTGCTCCTGCCGAGCGACCTGATCTGCTCGCTCCTCGTGGCGCTCGCGGTCAACAACGTCCGAGGGAAGGTCCTCTACCGGCTCTTCTTCTTCATGCCGGTGGTGACGAGCTCGGTCGCGGTCTCGGTCGTCTGGCTGTGGCTGCTGAACGGCGAGTTCGGGCCCGTCAACAGCTACCTCAGGGACTGGTTCGGCATCGAGCCGCCCAACTGGATCGTCGATCCGGCCTGGGTCATCCCTGCGATCGCGCTCGTGAGCCTCTGGCGGGGCATCGGCTTCACCATGGTGATCTTCCTCGCCGGCTTGCAGGGGATACCCAGGACGCTCGTCGAGGCGGCGGAGATCGACGGAGCCGGCGCGCTGCGCACGTTCTGGCACGTCACGCTGCCGATGCTGTCGCCGACCATCCTCTTCCTCACCATCACCTCGATGATCGGGTCGTTCCAGGTCTTCGACCTGGCCTACGTCATGACCAACGGCGGCCCCGGCGACGCGAGCCGCACGCTGGTCTTCCACATCTACGACCTGGCGTTCGTCGACTTCGAGTTCGGCGCGAGCGCCGCCTCTGCGGTGGTGCTGTTCGTGATCCTGCTCGTCCTCACGCTCGCCCAGCTGTGGGCACAGCGACGCTGGGTCTATTACGAGGAATAGCCGTCGCTCAGGAAGGAGCCACACCACCATGGCGAGACCCAGACCCGCGGCCTTGGTGTGGCGGGTGGCGCTGCACCTGTTCCTCGCCACGGGGGCGCTCCTCATGGCTCTGCCGTTCATCTGGATGGTCCTGAGCTCGTTCAAGGACATCTCGCAGGTCTTCGTCGTGCCACCCACGTGGTGGCCCAGCCCTGCGCATCCGGAGAACCTCGCCAACGCCTGGAACGCCTTGCCGTTCGCTCGGGCGTACCTCAACAGCGCCTACATCACCGTGACGATCGTCGTCGTACAGTTGCTCACCTGCGCGATGGCCGCCTACGCGTTCGCCCGGATCCGGTTCCCGTTCCGCGGCGGGCTGTTCGTGCTCTTCCTCGCCACGCTCATGGTGCCGAGCCAGCTCACCGTGATCCCGCTCTACCTCATCATGAAGTGGATCGGCTGGCTCGACACCCACTGGGCGATCATCGTGCCGGCCGCGCTGTTCAACGCGTTCGGCGTCTTCATGCTCCGGCAGTTCATCAAGGGGATCCCGGTGACGCTTGAGGAGGCCGCGATCGTGGACGGCGCGAGCCGGTGGACCGTGTTCTGGCACATCGTGCTGCCGCTGCTGCGTGCTCCGCTCGCAGCCCTGGGGATCTTCAGCTTCCTCGCCCAGTGGAACAACTTCTTCGGACCGCTGATCTTCTTGAGCACGCCGGAGAAGTTCACCGTGCCGCTGCTCGTCGCGCAGTTCAAGGGTCAGTACACCACCGACTTCCCGTTGATGATGGCGGCCGCGTCGATCGCGGTGGTGCCCGTCCTGGTCGTCTTCGTCCTCGGCCAGCGGTACATCGTCGAAGGCATCGCCCTGACCGGTGTCACGCGGTGACGTCACCCCAGAGGACCTGATGGGAGGACCCCACAGGACCTGACGGAAGGACTCACAGGACTTGACGGAAAGGAATGGTCACGATGAGCACAGCCGGTGCACTGCCTGGTCGCCGCCTGACCCGGCGAGGGCTGGTGTCGGCGGGGCTCGCGGCGGGAGGGCTCGCCGTCACCGGTGCCCGTGTCGCCTCGGCAGAGGGGAGGCCGCCACGCTCGACCGACGGTCCGCGGATGCCGGTC contains the following coding sequences:
- a CDS encoding carbohydrate ABC transporter permease; the protein is MKTPWTSSEGRASTVAPPTASPERAAEGGRPGPRASSAARRRLGEAAWGFAFVGPQLVGLVVFVLGPLVFAIALSLMTWDGFGTREFVGLENFAQQARDETFWVSLRNTAYFTALLLPSDLICSLLVALAVNNVRGKVLYRLFFFMPVVTSSVAVSVVWLWLLNGEFGPVNSYLRDWFGIEPPNWIVDPAWVIPAIALVSLWRGIGFTMVIFLAGLQGIPRTLVEAAEIDGAGALRTFWHVTLPMLSPTILFLTITSMIGSFQVFDLAYVMTNGGPGDASRTLVFHIYDLAFVDFEFGASAASAVVLFVILLVLTLAQLWAQRRWVYYEE
- a CDS encoding carbohydrate ABC transporter permease, with the protein product MARPRPAALVWRVALHLFLATGALLMALPFIWMVLSSFKDISQVFVVPPTWWPSPAHPENLANAWNALPFARAYLNSAYITVTIVVVQLLTCAMAAYAFARIRFPFRGGLFVLFLATLMVPSQLTVIPLYLIMKWIGWLDTHWAIIVPAALFNAFGVFMLRQFIKGIPVTLEEAAIVDGASRWTVFWHIVLPLLRAPLAALGIFSFLAQWNNFFGPLIFLSTPEKFTVPLLVAQFKGQYTTDFPLMMAAASIAVVPVLVVFVLGQRYIVEGIALTGVTR
- a CDS encoding ABC transporter substrate-binding protein; translated protein: MPGRTNSIRSGDVSLPRRSFLTGSSAVLGLAALGALTSCGSDGGGGGGGKALVSWSVWGNPGEVKRLQEFTDDFNERNPGIEAKLIPVPTDQYETKLLTQLSGNTAPDVFYAGDTLLARLVKNNSILPLKERLESEQSESPPEDFFEGLWGNAKDPSGEIYGVTVDCNPVVLWFNTKVLADAGVTTLPTERFEAGEWTREAFEEIAGKVKASGRRVGALGSDWMSVYSWMTANGGKVYENGRFVAHEDPKSVDAFVWLRRMLDQGAFVYAGSLPEGQGQEALFMSNNIAFAMGVGRWVLPLFKQNSALEYDIVPYPSHDGALPVTPVATASMVINTKARDPDAAFTFLTQFVSREGQEFRLADAGNAVPSIKGPDQVVLEGGIPEHARIWLDLREKGYAPPIEESRTPGLRQEISKRIDVVWTRGGDARAALAEIGAVANRMIEKAANG
- a CDS encoding SDR family NAD(P)-dependent oxidoreductase, with the protein product MAKAAQNPLDLSGRRILISGGAGALGRAMVSRFLDFGAAVVVNDILPDDAAAKALPAHDRLSYVRADTTDEAEVERLLDAASDLLDGLPDTVCCHAGVVEAHPVQRFPVQAFDRIMNVNVRAAFLLARAASQRWIDRGEEGQLVFTTSWVQDVPWPEIAPYNASKAALKSLTRSFARELAPYRIRANAVAPGIVGAGMAKRQWDTEPEYRARAQRAIPLGYLQPPDAVADVFLFMVSPLASYLTGSVLVADGGASLYPMDEDTVE
- a CDS encoding mandelate racemase/muconate lactonizing enzyme family protein, with amino-acid sequence MKIIALETLRLGIQPNTLILRLHTDEGLVGVGEAFFGAGAVEAYLHETIAPALLGVEDPTPEAMARHLAPYVGYQGGGAEVRALGAVDLALWDLLGKRAGLPVADLLGGSLRDRVPIYNTCAGPGYVGSSSRQESANWGLQAANRYEDLHAFLHRPGELARELYAEGIRGMKVWPFDLAAEETGGTDITPQQLARGIAVVESIREAVGMEMEILVELHGLWYRRGAEKICEALAPFKPFWVEDPLRADAQDSIHHLASAVDVPIALGETCVGRRGFLPLLRDGAIDVAIIDPGWTGGLTEARKIASLADTFGLPIAPHDCSGPIAFAACVHLVASQPNGLIQETVRAFLRTWYAELVDGLPEVSDGHVRVPRAPGLGVELRPGLADRPDATRRQSTL